The Synergistaceae bacterium genome segment TTTGCTGGCTGGGCGTGGATTAGACATTACAGTTTAAAATTTATAGCGTGAATAATGGGCGGGGAGTCGTCGCGCTGATAAAAAATTTCATGATAAGCAAGGGAGAAAGTTTTTATTATGCCTCAAGAAAATTCAAAACGTGATAAGGCCGTAGCTATAAAATATGACAATCAAAAAATGGCTGCTCCTAGTGTAGTTGCTAAGGGTGAAGGCTTTATCGCTCAAAAAATTATAGAACGTGCCATTGAAGCCGATGTGCCCATTGTTGAAGATGCCGCTCTTGTCTCGGCTTTAATATCGTTAGAACTGGGCGAAGAGATTCCCGCGGAATTATACGAGGTCGTCGCAAGGGTCTTAGCATGGGTATATAAACTTGATAGGGAAGCAAGCATAAAATAAATGACTCAAGCTCAAGAATTAGGACGATTCGCAGAAGATAAAGCAGCAGAATATATTTTGTCTATAGGGTGGCGGATTATAGCCCGGAATATACGGAATAAATACGGCGAATTAGATATTATTGCGCTTGATAAAGGTAAAAATGAGCTTGTTATTATAGAAGTCAGGGCTCGGACAATCGGCAAAATTCAATCACCGGCGGACTCAATAGGTTATAGAAAATTGAGATCGTTAATAAATTCATCGCGTTTATACATTGAAGATAGTTTAAATTGGCTGGGATTCTGGCGCATTGACTTAATCGGAATAACTATTCAAGAAAAAAATCATCCCGATAACTGGACTCTCGAACACATACGCGATATAACTTCAGGAATGAATTTATTATAATTTATATTTCATATCCCCTAGGTGTGATAATCTTTCCGTCAAGAATATAGCTTTGTGAATTGCCTATTATTACAAGACTCGACATGTTAATTAATTTGCAGTCCTGAATTTCGCTAAGTGTCATAATTTCGTGATGCTGTCTTTCTCTGTCTGAGTTCACTACAAAACCGGCGGGAGTGTCAGGAGATTTATATTCAAGCAAAATTTTGCAGGCTCTCTTAAAGTGTTCAGGCCTGTGATTACTCGCAGGATTATATAAGCAGATTACAAAATCTCCAGTGCAGGCAGCAATTAATCTTTTCTCGATTATTGACCAGTCCGTTAATAAATCGCTGAGACTTATATTTACATAGTCATTCATTAGGGGCGCACCGAGT includes the following:
- the cobJ gene encoding precorrin-3B C(17)-methyltransferase gives rise to the protein MIYVIGIGPGGSDSITPRALNAMRSCEIIAGYTKYINLVRDLLPGKGFISYSMRHEILRCQDALMISRDFHVDIALISSGDSGVYGMAGLMLETAKDSGEKVIIIPGMTAANSAAAVLGAPLMNDYVNISLSDLLTDWSIIEKRLIAACTGDFVICLYNPASNHRPEHFKRACKILLEYKSPDTPAGFVVNSDRERQHHEIMTLSEIQDCKLINMSSLVIIGNSQSYILDGKIITPRGYEI
- a CDS encoding YraN family protein; protein product: MTQAQELGRFAEDKAAEYILSIGWRIIARNIRNKYGELDIIALDKGKNELVIIEVRARTIGKIQSPADSIGYRKLRSLINSSRLYIEDSLNWLGFWRIDLIGITIQEKNHPDNWTLEHIRDITSGMNLL
- a CDS encoding EscU/YscU/HrcU family type III secretion system export apparatus switch protein, translating into MPQENSKRDKAVAIKYDNQKMAAPSVVAKGEGFIAQKIIERAIEADVPIVEDAALVSALISLELGEEIPAELYEVVARVLAWVYKLDREASIK